ATATTCCAAGTATTCCAAGCAGTTGATATTGCACAGTGAGAAACTACTGATGAAAAGAGCACAGCCTACCtctgaaagctctgcaggagttTAAAAATGGGATGGTTGTTCTAACTACCTTGACCTTGTTCCTGAAAGATTCTTAATAGTCCTTAATGAGGTTcagtttaaagaaataacaGTTGCACATCTTTATTATCCCAAGTCCAGTTATAAATGGTAGCATGTAAACTGCAGTGCAGTCAAGGGGTGTGCACACCAAGGGGTTATTGGAGATGCAGTCATTTATTAAAGCAAGTAGCAAGCTGTGGTTCTATCTAAGTTCCTTACCATGCCATAATGTGGCAGTGTCCTGCTTGCATCTAGTCTCACTGTGTACTGGTTAAAGGCATTCACATGAAATAAACTCCATCACATCATTGAGGTTTTGCTCCAGACTAAATCTTCTGTGTTGCAGCAATGTGAATCCCTCGCCTGCCCCCTTTCTATTAATCTACTACATGAAAGTGCTTAGCCAGAATGAGACTTTGGTTTTAAGTGATTTCCACATTGAAACACATCACTTATAATGGCATTATTCTTTACTACTCATTATCTCCTTCTGTGGTCTTCTTGCGATGCAATAACTGCCACAGTAGTAGCTCCTTTCCAAAAATTGTGGTTGTTTGGGGGTCTGTGAGGCGTGCTGGCTAGTTTTGATGGAAGGCAGAGGTGGTGCTCATCTGACCTGCTGGCCAGATGAATTTCAGGCATGTTCTATAGATTCAGGGTGTCATACAGGTGGACATACTAAGTAAATGTTTGTGTAAATTGATTTTTTGCTAAATATTTGTGGAATTTGACccataaaatgcatttatgctCTAAATAAAACAGGTCATTAATAACCTTGCTTGGTGCCTTCTTTCAGGTACGGTAGTAGTCCAGCAGCTGATGTCAGTGATGATAAGCAAGCATGAAGAGCTGTTTCCCAAGGACACAGACCCTGAGATGGGACCTGAGGTGTGCAACAATAACAATGAAATGCCAAAGAAAGCAATCGTGGGGCAGCTGCAGAACAAGGAGAATAACAACACCAAGGAGACAGCAGTGAGGCGCTGCTCCTGGGATAAACCTGAGTCTCCCCAAAGGGGAAGCGTGGACAATGAATCTCCAACTGCACAGCCAGGGAGCAAGACAAATAGCCCCAGGAACAGCATCCAGAAATTAGATGTCACCAGAAGCCCACCGctcatggtgaaaaaaaatccagcttttaATAAAGGCAGTGGCATAGTCACCAACGGGTCgttcagcagctctgtggagggCCAGGAGAAGAGCCAGACCTTACCCAACTGcaccctgcagagcaggagaacGTCCTCCCTGAAAGGAGCAGTGACTAAGATGGGCACACAGAGCATGCAGAATGGCGGTGTGCGGATGGGTGTTTCTAGCACTGACGGGCTCCCCACCACCCTCAACAACCGGGCCGCGGGCTGGGCGCCCAATGGCTATGTCACGCTGAGGGACAACAAGCAAAAGGATTCAGTCAGCGAGTCGGGGCAGCACAACAGGCTCTCTACCTACGACAATGTCCACCAGCAGTTCTCCATGGTGAACTCTGACGACAAACAGAGCGTGGACAGTGCCACCTGGTCAACGTCGTCTTGTGAAATATCCCTCCCCGAGCACTCCACCTCCTGTCGTTCATCCACCACCACCTGCCCCGAGCAGGACTTCTTTGCGGGGAACTTTGAAGACTCTGTGCTGGATGGACCACCAAACGAAGACCTCTCCAACCCGGGTGACTATGAGAACAAAAGTGACCGAAGGAGCGTGGGGGGCCACAGCAGCcgggccaccagcagcagtgaTAACAGTGAAACATTTGTGGCCAACAGTACTAACAACCACAGTGCTCTCCACAGCCTGGTGTCCAGCTTGAAGCAAGAGATGGCCAAACAAAAACTAGAGTATGAGACAAGGTTAAAGAGGTAAGATGGTTTGGCTCTGCCATCTGATCAGCTCTTGCAGAGAAAAGAGGTTCCCTCTCTTACGGGTTGCTAAAAATCTGCACTAGCTGTGATCACTGCATGCTCTGCACTGAGTTTGCTGGCGTATGGGATTGGTTTTCTGGTATCATGATCCAGTTGGGTTTGTTTCAGAGCAGCTGTTTGCCTCTGTTGCAACACACTACACTGCACCAGAAATAAAGCCAGAACCTTAGGAGTTTGTGTGGAATCTGACTGGTAAAATCAGTAGGCTCTTGCAATGATTTCATTGCTCCATGTCTGTCCTCCAGAGACTGAGGTACAACTGGGCTTCACCTTTCAGTGAAATCAGTCTTGCATTACTCCACCTGTAAATTTTGGGACTGGGAGACTGTTCTAACCTCTCTCCAGAGTCCCTGTTCCTAGTCAGACAGGGATACATCTGTAAGTTACCTGTGCTCACAGTCCcatttctgcactgctgcttTGCCTGAGTCTTTCCTTCAAAGATCAGGCCTGTTAAAGAGGACAAGGGGGAGCCATGTCTTTGTGTACGAGTAGTGCACAGTCTTCTCAAACACAAGGTCGCTATGTtagataaaatgataaatagaTCAAAAATAGGGTAACTTTTTAGGACAAAAAACAAGCCAGGTTGAttgcagggttttttgtttgttttgttttgttttgtttttgaattgtCAATCTGTATTCATAAGTACAAATACAGTAGATAAATCAACTGAGAAACCTGGGTTGCAAAATAAAGGTATTTGGGGAGTTACTCTGACCTTTTACATTAAATTAGTGCAACTACAGTGGGAGCTGGGTGTCAACACTTCCAGAAGTAAAAGGCTTACTTAGGCTGTTTGCTGGAGAATTACATGAAGCTATTTGCCACTGTGCACTGTAACCAGTGGCTGCCATCATGCATTTTCTAAACGAGCTATGGAGGAGAGAGTGCCCTATGGGAAGGGATCATTGATGAAGACAGTTACAAGATACATATAAGATACACCTCTTGGAAATTCAATCCAAGCTTTGTAATTGAAAAGGCAAATGCATGAGTTTGTGGTGGTGTGCATTTCTGCACAAGTGAATGGAAGGAGTGCTGTTCAGGagctctttgcttttatttcgGTTTCTGCAGCTTGGAGCAGAGAAATCTCACCTTGGAGACTGAACTGATGGCCCTACACGAAGAGCTGGATCAAGAGCGGAAGAAGTTCACGATGGTAGAAATCAAAATGCGTAATGCAGAACGGGCCAAAGAAGATGCGGAGAAGAGGAATGAcatgctgcagaaggaaatggagCAGTTTTTCTCCACTTTTGGAGAACTTACGGTAGAGCCTCGCAGACCAGAAAGAGGCAACACCATCTGGATCCAGTGAGCGTTGGAGGCTTGGACTGTGGGACCTCAGGGAAGGGCTTGGGGGTATTACACTGCATCAGGTGGCTGGTCACCTGTCTGAGGCTAGTACTCAACATAATGTTATAAACCCTTGAAGGAGGAAATCATAGACATTAACCATTCATATCTACAGCGTGTACTTATCAAGTTATGCTCTTTGAATGCTTCATAAGACTACTGTCAAGTGTTACAACTggatatgtgtatataaatttaaaaaaaaaatcaccttagAGAGCAAGAGATGTAtctcaagaaatattttaatgcaagtCTTGTATTTAAACTGGTAAATTGAAATGTTGTTGCAATCAAGCTTTATATCAAGGCTTTTCTCCCTTGCACTTAACATAATAAGCTATTTTTGGCATTGTGTTACCATCAGCTTATTTTGTATatcaaatgttgtttttttgttttgttttgttcccccCTCTAGCTGGGGAGTGAAGATAAACAGATACCTTAAGGTATGTGTGCTGATGCTTAACCCTTTGCGTCATTTTTTAAGAAGACAGCAGGATGAGAAGCAGCAGTATGCTGTGGGTAACAAATGTACTGATTTAACAAAAATTCCACCTGGCTGGAAATTATCAGAGCACCCATATTGAACCCCCTGTCAGGAAATCAGGCCACCAAAATCAGGCAGTTAGTGTTGAAAGGTGCTTGTATGGGAGGAAATGTGGGTAGTGAAGAGTAAGAAGTTGaaagaggggaagagggaaCATAAGGGGAAGTTGGTCAAAGATATGGCTAGCACTTTTTGGGGTACCCTAACACAGCCCTGTGCCTCACTGCAGGTCAGAGCAGGAATGTAAACATTTGCTCTGACCACATTTACATCTGTCTTACCTCAGCATCCTGGGTGAAAGGAGCCTTCCCTGTAGTGTTTGCAAACAGACAGATGGAGTGGGTGAGGGGGACATTTGGACAGCCTTAGTGATGTGACAGATgctgaacaaaacacaaaaacacacaactgaTGAGCAGAATAGAAATTACCAGgacttgtatcagaagcagcaaatatggaagaaaacacACGGACGTTAACCACCCGTATTTACAGTGCACTTTAGCAACTTACACTGCTGAAGATGTGTTACAACCGTGAAAGCAGCCAGGCTCATAGCGTCACCAGGGTAACACCCAGAGGGAACAGTGTGGAGCCTAACAGCATGCAGACTGCcagtgaaaaaaatccaaagtcaTGCTGTAAATGAATAACCTGTTTGGCATCTTTACCTATAGTAAGTATGACTGGTATTTTCTATACCAcgctaaagattttttttgttgtttcttaacTTTGTGTTTAGGGCTGTGAGTTGTATTTTTAGAGGGTTGTTGAAACATTTTGGCTTCCCTCTAGTGTCACTGAAATGTATtacagttattttcaaaatccaGTTGAGAAAGAACTCTGAATGTAGCCTCGAAGAGGCTACAATGTCCGTGGCTGTACCATGGACATTAGACAAACATTAATTAGACATGGGAAGCAAATATGAGGTCTGCGTTTCAGAGATATAACAGCTGGGAGCGGAGCATTCCTCTTGGCGCTTGTGGATGCATTGTTTGTGTTCTCTGAGGTTCAGAGGCTCCAGTCAGGGTGCCTGTTGTGCTAATTACTGTAAACAAGTCTAGTGCACATCCAGTCTGTCTGCAGATGAGAACAACTCAGGGAGAGACCAAGGTAAGAGGAAGCAGAATGTTTTGCATTGGCAAGCAGCAATCATGAAAAGTCCGTGCAATGGTAAGAGAAGGAAACATTGCTATGTTAATTACGTCTGTGTCACCAAAGCCTTGGTATCATATGCAGTAAGCCTCAAAGTCAATTCAGAATTTATGTAGAATCCAAAATCTATTGGTATGACAGCAAAGTCTCTGAGATGTGTATTTCTGTAATTGGAATTCCTATTTTTACATGAGAGGTATATCTTAGCCCGTGCAGCGGTATGTAAAGTGCAGAAAGTCCTGCTTCCTGAGTCACAGTAAGCCAAATTTTTCCTCTGGGGTTACCAGCTGCTAGGATGGCTAAAGTGACAGCTCCTtgataaaactgcattttgtgtCCACAGCTGCCTCCAGTGCCCTGGGCTATACAATATATATGGAAGAAGGGAAGGTGTTCAAGGTGCATGTACTCTCTCTGTTCAATTTGGGTTATCTTtggttttcagaggaaaaaaccTGGAAGCTTCCAGTGATCTCATCAGCTGCATTCTTTCCTGATATGTTTGAACAGGTTTCTTCTTACGCTTTGGTTTCTGAATCCAGACTGTTGCTTTCTGAAGCTTATTTCCTGGTCTACCCCAAACTGAAAAAATGCACTTCATAGTGTTTTTTGCTTATCTTCAGGTCTTTTCACTCAAGATGCCCAAGATGGTTTATAAGACAAACTATTTTAGTGAAAATCTTCATTTTCGGTGTATACAGAGATATAGAGCCTGCtcattttgtataattttttttttttttttgagattgcCATTAAACACACTTCATTCAGACTGGCTGATGATTACCTCAGTGATTTCTTTAGGGCATAATCcttgaggtttttttgtttgtttgtttgttttgttttgttttgtttttttcaggtacTGTAGACAAGAGGTTCCCCATGTGAACTTTGTGTAGGGGTGAGGATGGAGTAGGCTTGGCTCTTTCTGATCAATGCCAGGCTAAGAAGTCGGTGaatatctgtttttcatttgtttggttttgtttttgttttctcctatgGCTGTATCACAAGGATCTTGATCTACTTTGAAATTAGGACTTAGtcttggaagaaaacagaaaccatTAGTAGCCGTTATGGTCACACATAACTAGCTAGCCTTTTCAGTCACCTGGATGCAGAAGTAATTTTTCACAGCCAGAATGCCCAGTGGAAGGTCTTTGTTGCTCTGGGAGCACCTCAGCTTCCTTTTTAGCCATGCTCCTTTTGGCACCCATACCTTGATAGGTGTAAAACTGTTCCAGGTGCTGCTGTGATCTTTCAACCACCTGTTCGTTTACCCTACTCTTTAGTACTCTCTTCACTCAGCTCATACCATGGTGATCTGCTTCCACGAGCTGAACCTGGACAGAGCTATTCTTTGGCTTAGCTTTCTCTTGTTTGAGGTCTCTGTACTGGCTCAACACAGTATCAGTCAAGTTCACTGTGTAGCTATGCCATTTGGACTCAGCTTGAACTGTGCTGAACCACACAGTGTCAAATatctttgaaagattttttggAAGCTGCTGTTAGGCAAGATTTGTTAATGGCTAGGTTTAAAGCTTGTCTTCACCTTAGGAAAGATATTCCAGTACTTGTAGTTCTGTTCCTCAAGGAACTTAGCTTCCAGCTATGTGGCTGAGTGCTGTTTTCCCAAATTTCTTGCTTTGCAATCCAGGACAACAGTGGCCAGAGAACAAAACCTGCTCCTTCTCATGTAGTGGGGTTGGAAAGGGGCAGGAGTTATTGACAAAACTAAGGTCAAAGCAACCTGAGCAcaaacattctgaaaataacTGTCAAGATTCTGTGCAGAGTATTTGTTGATCAGGACCTACCTTATGAAAGCAGTTTTTCCAGGAAGCTTAGTTTCAAGGTATTAAGTGAAAGTAAGGCTCTAGCTGAGATAACCATTTTTTCATCAGTCTCTGTAACAGCACGAGGAAGGCCAAGCTGACATGCTACCTACTGTGAGAGGACACTGAGAGATTTTCAGCTATCAATTATATAACCAaaagaaggattaaaaataaatttgctttccCCTCTGTCTCATGGGAATTTCTGTGAATTCcccaaacaaaaaatgtattctggAAGTTCACCAGAAAGCTGcaagctgggagcagctctgctgtcttGCCCAGCATCACTTTGCCTTGTGCACGGTGCACAAGAGGTGATGCTCTTACAATCCATCAGTGTAGACCGCAGACAGAATCTTCCCAGGAGCTATCAACCTGCTCCAATCACAGGCTATGATCACATCACATTACATTACATTCATGAGTTCAGGGCAGCACGTGTGTAAGAAAAGCAGGCTACAAGGATGCTACAGCCGATGGACGGAGCAAGGGATGGAGCCTTGCATGGTGCTGTTAATCCCATCATCAGCCACATTGCCAGAAAACAGCGATGGGGGATGTGGCCCTATGTGTGTCTGCAGAATAGACTGGATTGGTGGCAGGCACTCACTGTACCTTGTAAATGCTAGATTCTGTTGTTTTGCTCAGAAAgtcttctgtcttcctttctctAAGAATCCACATTTGGAGCGTGCTCTGCTGTAGCAGAATGATTAAACCTGTTCTTCTTATTTGCTAGATGTTTTTTTGAGCATCTTACAGAGCAAGTcttgcaaatattaaaattaataaataaaagatgttacGTTAAATGATATACGAAACTGGCATTTTAGGCTTTCTTAAGAATGAAGAGGAAAGGAGCTTGGTAAGATTACTGCTCTTAGGATAAGCAAGGCGTACTTTATCCAGTAGTCAAAATGAGGGTCCAAAATGGGTAAGAAAGAGTCAACTTGCTAGAAAGAGTGATGATTTGATATGAATTCACTGTATAGCATCCCTTGATGAATAGAAGTGGGATAAGACACTGAATAAACAGGTACAGTGATTTGAATGTTTTGACAGCCCAGTCAAAACAGTGAGTTGCTTCTGGCTGCTGTACCCTTGAACCCTTCCTAGCTGAGTCAAACTCCTCCCTTTGCATCTGGAATTCCCTCTGTTGTCTGTCCACTGAAGAAGAGAGCGTTTGCAGACTCTCTCAGCCCCTGGCAAATGTACAAGAAAGTGTGTGCTTGGCGTGGGggacagatggaaaaaaaaaagaaattagaactTGTACTTTTGATGTGGGCATGCAGAACTAGAGCAAACAGGGGAGATGAGTAGAACAAGGAAGGGAATACATGAAATTGCTGTGCGTAGGTGGTAGTTTACTTTTTGTGGAGACACCATTAGCTAGATTGTTTCGTAGACTACTTTCCAGGCTGCTACCTGTCCTTTGTGCTAACAGAAAGAACTGGTGTGGAGAAATGCATGGCCAAGCAGCTGAACGCAAAGCAAGGAGCCCCATGGGTTTCCAGCGCATGCTCTGGGAGCTGCTAATGGCCCCAGAGCATCCTTCAGCAGCCTTTCTCAGCAAACAGAATTATCTATGGCAGAAGCCCCGCTGATGCAAATTgctacagctctgcagaggtttATGAAGTGATGACAGCAGCTAAGGATCTTTTCCTACTAGGCTTTCAGGTGCTGTCATAACGCCTGTATTTACTGTTAGTGGCGGTGGTCTAGTGCTGCTGGAGAAATGCATGTcagcaggaaaacaagtttCTTTAGTATGTCAGTAATAATGGAGAGTGCAAACAATTTGAGGCCAGATAAATGAGCACAATGCAAATCtattcctccctttttccctaAGGAGTCAAGGATAATGAGTTTTATATGCAAcacaatttcatttctgaatctCCTAAATGCAAGAATGGAAAAACCTCCCTACCTCTGTGTGTATTATTCATTTCATGCTAAAGAAGTGTAAAATGATTCATGTTCAGCAGGATTGTATAGGAGCCAAATCTGCGATGGTTACAATAGTATTATGAACCCAGCTGTAATTTTTAGCTGTAGAGCATGGAGGAAGTGATTCAGCTTGAGGCCAAAACCAGGTAGCTCTGAGCaccaatattttctgttgttcaaAGCAGGATgatcctctttttattttctgacccTAAAAGTTAaccttaacatttttatttactttatttatttattttttattttattttattttattttttaaggtcaGCCAGCTGAAATGTAGGCTCCAGTTCAGTAGAAATGAAAGCGCTCACTGCACCGAGCACTGTCTGCAAATCAACTCTGCATACTTCATAACAGAAAGTGCCCTCCTAGTTTCCAGCAGCACTAAGATGTGCCAGTGACAGGTATTTTAAACTGTGCTTTCTTTAGATCAGGCTGAACTACAGCACCTGGATTTTGGCAGAACAAGATGCCTAATGTGGTGCTAGCTCTTCCTGGAGCCACTTCTAACCTTGACTGAGCACTTTGGTGATGTTTTGCTTAATTCATGTTTGcaaatgtgtgttttgtgttaTATTGAGAGCTTAGGGAGGTGTGTGAAATAGCTACAAACTCACACATCATTCCAGAATAATTCCCATGTGTAGACTTGCCCTAATAGTGCCCACAGTGCATGTGGATGATGAAGAAGATATTTACGTAATTTAGTATTAGCAGTGAATGGATCACAATTGACATAATTGGTCTTCTGTCTGACTGAAGGGACCTACatcaaaggaggctgtaatgGAAAGCAAGAACCGTGACAAACATGAAGCATCTCTGGAGGCAATTCCACAGGCCATTAGGAGAACAGTTCATGAACTATTCATTCATCTGATTCTGTGCTACTAGCCGGGCCTGTTTCTGTCAAAGCCAGAACCTGAGATCAAAAGCACAGTGAGCCATTAAAAAACTTTCCTATCAAGGAAAGAGGTGGAGAGCTGCTCACATCAGCTCAGGGGGACACGCTGAGTTAAGGGCAGACCACTTTCCATGTGCCCGAGCCAGCAGGGGCTGGGTACTTTTGCAGTCTTGTGCAGGGCCTGGCACACTCCCCAGCTTTGCTTTGCCGTCCGTATTTTGCTCCTGACATGCAAAATATGCCATGTGCTATGCCAGGCCGTGTTGGAGTGGGCCTGCAGCAAGGCCCAAGCACTGCGAGACAAggccctggcagtgcccagctgcagcagggccctcTGTGATAGCCCGGTGGGAAAGGACTGCCAGCTCCAATCCAGGATtcactcaaaaataaaacacagataaGGGTTAAAGTGGGTGAGAAGATGTATTTCCATGCTGGGAAACGTTCACTGAGCTGGCCCTTTGAGAAGCATGCCAACAAGGAGGGAGGGCACGGCTGGGTTACCTCTGAGCTCTAGGGACACTACTGCCAGCAACAGAGCCACAGGGGAAGCAATTGTAGGTGATTTAGGAACGCTTGTTTAAGTGAATTTTAATCTTGATACATACACGCTAGAGGTAAGTGGTGACAGCAGGTGCTGTGGATTTATGATGTGACAGGTTTTTGTTTCCTGACAaattgtttcacagaatcatagaatcatagaattttctaggttggaagagacctcaagatcaccgagtccaacctctgacctgacactaacaagtcctctgtgcaatttttaagaaaatttaaattaaatacgTATATTCTACTTCTGTCTCAAGTTTTtctggacaaaaagaaaaaaaaaaaaagaaaaaagaaaacccaactATAGTATCTGTTTCTTTGTTGAAACCTTCTCATCTGAGCGGGCATAGATATCCCTGCTGTTCTTTGTAAACTTGTAATTCCAGGACACCACAGCGGAACCTCAGCGACACACTGAAACATGCCTCAGCCAAGTCATGCTTTTCAGTTCTCCAGTCCTGGTTTTCAATACCTAAACTAATTAACCTAGATGTTACTGTGGGGAGCCAAACACACTGCAACTCACCGATGCAATAAAAAATGACAGGTTGGCAGGAGACTGATGCCTGTGCTGAAGAATGGACATCAAAGTCATTGTTGTAAGCATTGATTTCCTacttaagaattaaaaaattggaaaagaatCAGTCATAAACCTTTGTTATAAATTcttcattgattttaaaataaaatcttcatctGCAGTAGAGGGATACTGAGTCAATAGGTGTGTGCTGACCACAGAAAAACACATCAGCAGAATGATGTAGACCAGGAAGCTGGAATCAAACCAGTAACCTTTCCAAGGACAGCAATAACATACCACGTTCATGCCACGGCTAGCACTGGGAGTGGCAATCTCTACCTAGAAATGCATGATGATACAGCAATACAAATTTGCTATTGTCTTCCATCCTCAGAGACAGTGGCTTAGACATAAATGAATGCCAGACCTCCCTGGAGCAACTCGGCACTGACATTCCTGACCCTGTGTGTCAGAGAAGGATAAATCATCTGCTCAGTTCAGGCAACTCAAAGTCTCCCTGACAGGTATGCAAGCATAATATGAAGCAATTCTAAAACACTAAATGGCATTAGTTCAGAATGACACTGGTATAACCAAGAGCCAGCCTGTGTTCAAGCAGCAAACCTTTGCTGACAAAACATGGCAGGatttgaaagtgaaaaagatGTGAGGCTGTACAAAAACGGTTTCCCCTAATTCATGCAGGACCTGACTGACTTCTTTAAGACTTAATATTTAAGGTCCAGCATGGCCTAGGGTCAACAGAACAACTTTGCTTTGTAGTGAGAACAGGATTTCAGTCAGGTGCTATCATGCAGCAGGAAAACCTGCAAGAGATTTGTATTTTGGCTTTGTTTCCTGCAAATTACATTAAACTCATTCAGTCTAACCTGTGTCACTCATACAGTCATCAGATGCACACTGAcaatgaaatataaagaaacaaaatgaaaattattaagATATTAAATAATAGTTTACATGAAAGTAGCCTGGACAGCATCAGCAAAAGCCCAGCATTATGCTGGAGCAGACAGGAACACAACACATGCAGACCACTCCTATGCAGCTACTCCGTGTAAGTCTTAAATTTACACTGGCCTCTCTACCAATAGGCCAAGTGATAACATGTACCACTTGTAACTCCAATGTCTCTTCACAGTTTATATTACAGGCTCTGCACCATTAAAGGTGGCTGTGAGTAAAAACAGCTGGGTTTGGCTTGAACTTTTTCATAAATGGGCTTAAACCCTGCAATGCACTTGCATACCCACATTGACCACTACTGTATCAGTGTGGGCTGCAATCTATTATTTGAGAAGAATTATTTGCGTTTTGCACAGTAACCCGAGTCCTGTGATTTAAGACAAAAATGGTGATTGCGACTTCCCACTGCGCTCCTGTCCACTAGATGTCTGCAGCTTATCCCTGCTGTGATGCAAGCATGAATTGTTTCAGATGAACAGAAAGATCCTCGTCTTGCCATAGATAGCACCAATAAAACTCCCAGTAACACCTTCTGAGTAAACTGGAAAAAGCTCTTGATACACCAGTTGTGGAGATTTAGGGATTCCctcaattttgttttccagttgctTCCTCAGATTTCCCTGTACATGTGCTTATGTGTACATTTGTTATTCATACAGTGTATAAGGTCAGCCATGTGCCACAGCTTGAAATCACTCTGTTATTATCACCATCTTGCCAGGATTTCACCCACTTCCTTCCTCCCAATTGCAGCCAAGA
This genomic window from Aythya fuligula isolate bAytFul2 chromosome 4, bAytFul2.pri, whole genome shotgun sequence contains:
- the ARHGAP24 gene encoding rho GTPase-activating protein 24 isoform X4, with the protein product MTANHETYLLMAGTQNDMEDWVKSIRRVIWAPFGGGIFGQKLEDTVRYEKRYGNRLAPMLVEQCVDFIRQRGLKEEGLFRLPGQANLVKELQDAFDCGEKPSFDSNTDVHTVASLLKLYLRELPEPVIPYAKYEDFLSCAKMLSKEEETGLKELVKQVKSLPAVNYNLLKYICRFLDEVQSYSGVNKMSVQNLATVFGPNILRPKVEDPLTIMEGTVVVQQLMSVMISKHEELFPKDTDPEMGPEVCNNNNEMPKKAIVGQLQNKENNNTKETAVRRCSWDKPESPQRGSVDNESPTAQPGSKTNSPRNSIQKLDVTRSPPLMVKKNPAFNKGSGIVTNGSFSSSVEGQEKSQTLPNCTLQSRRTSSLKGAVTKMGTQSMQNGGVRMGVSSTDGLPTTLNNRAAGWAPNGYVTLRDNKQKDSVSESGQHNRLSTYDNVHQQFSMVNSDDKQSVDSATWSTSSCEISLPEHSTSCRSSTTTCPEQDFFAGNFEDSVLDGPPNEDLSNPGDYENKSDRRSVGGHSSRATSSSDNSETFVANSTNNHSALHSLVSSLKQEMAKQKLEYETRLKSLEQRNLTLETELMALHEELDQERKKFTMVEIKMRNAERAKEDAEKRNDMLQKEMEQFFSTFGELTVEPRRPERGNTIWIQ
- the ARHGAP24 gene encoding rho GTPase-activating protein 24 isoform X3, whose translation is MMPEDRNAGVRSPGALAAPPFIPKTTYRRIKRCFSFRKGIFGQKLEDTVRYEKRYGNRLAPMLVEQCVDFIRQRGLKEEGLFRLPGQANLVKELQDAFDCGEKPSFDSNTDVHTVASLLKLYLRELPEPVIPYAKYEDFLSCAKMLSKEEETGLKELVKQVKSLPAVNYNLLKYICRFLDEVQSYSGVNKMSVQNLATVFGPNILRPKVEDPLTIMEGTVVVQQLMSVMISKHEELFPKDTDPEMGPEVCNNNNEMPKKAIVGQLQNKENNNTKETAVRRCSWDKPESPQRGSVDNESPTAQPGSKTNSPRNSIQKLDVTRSPPLMVKKNPAFNKGSGIVTNGSFSSSVEGQEKSQTLPNCTLQSRRTSSLKGAVTKMGTQSMQNGGVRMGVSSTDGLPTTLNNRAAGWAPNGYVTLRDNKQKDSVSESGQHNRLSTYDNVHQQFSMVNSDDKQSVDSATWSTSSCEISLPEHSTSCRSSTTTCPEQDFFAGNFEDSVLDGPPNEDLSNPGDYENKSDRRSVGGHSSRATSSSDNSETFVANSTNNHSALHSLVSSLKQEMAKQKLEYETRLKSLEQRNLTLETELMALHEELDQERKKFTMVEIKMRNAERAKEDAEKRNDMLQKEMEQFFSTFGELTVEPRRPERGNTIWIQ
- the ARHGAP24 gene encoding rho GTPase-activating protein 24 isoform X2 — protein: MDEHTGPVESPPPSHGQHSTFKCGWLRKQGGFVKTWHTRWFVLKGDQLYYFKDEDETKPLGTIFLPGNRVIEHPCNEESPGKFLFEVVPGADRERMTANHETYLLMAGTQNDMEDWVKSIRRVIWAPFGGGIFGQKLEDTVRYEKRYGNRLAPMLVEQCVDFIRQRGLKEEGLFRLPGQANLVKELQDAFDCGEKPSFDSNTDVHTVASLLKLYLRELPEPVIPYAKYEDFLSCAKMLSKEEETGLKELVKQVKSLPAVNYNLLKYICRFLDEVQSYSGVNKMSVQNLATVFGPNILRPKVEDPLTIMEGTVVVQQLMSVMISKHEELFPKDTDPEMGPEVCNNNNEMPKKAIVGQLQNKENNNTKETAVRRCSWDKPESPQRGSVDNESPTAQPGSKTNSPRNSIQKLDVTRSPPLMVKKNPAFNKGSGIVTNGSFSSSVEGQEKSQTLPNCTLQSRRTSSLKGAVTKMGTQSMQNGGVRMGVSSTDGLPTTLNNRAAGWAPNGYVTLRDNKQKDSVSESGQHNRLSTYDNVHQQFSMVNSDDKQSVDSATWSTSSCEISLPEHSTSCRSSTTTCPEQDFFAGNFEDSVLDGPPNEDLSNPGDYENKSDRRSVGGHSSRATSSSDNSETFVANSTNNHSALHSLVSSLKQEMAKQKLEYETRLKSLEQRNLTLETELMALHEELDQERKKFTMVEIKMRNAERAKEDAEKRNDMLQKEMEQFFSTFGELTVEPRRPERGNTIWIQ
- the ARHGAP24 gene encoding rho GTPase-activating protein 24 isoform X1; protein product: MLQSLSGELPRPSMDEHTGPVESPPPSHGQHSTFKCGWLRKQGGFVKTWHTRWFVLKGDQLYYFKDEDETKPLGTIFLPGNRVIEHPCNEESPGKFLFEVVPGADRERMTANHETYLLMAGTQNDMEDWVKSIRRVIWAPFGGGIFGQKLEDTVRYEKRYGNRLAPMLVEQCVDFIRQRGLKEEGLFRLPGQANLVKELQDAFDCGEKPSFDSNTDVHTVASLLKLYLRELPEPVIPYAKYEDFLSCAKMLSKEEETGLKELVKQVKSLPAVNYNLLKYICRFLDEVQSYSGVNKMSVQNLATVFGPNILRPKVEDPLTIMEGTVVVQQLMSVMISKHEELFPKDTDPEMGPEVCNNNNEMPKKAIVGQLQNKENNNTKETAVRRCSWDKPESPQRGSVDNESPTAQPGSKTNSPRNSIQKLDVTRSPPLMVKKNPAFNKGSGIVTNGSFSSSVEGQEKSQTLPNCTLQSRRTSSLKGAVTKMGTQSMQNGGVRMGVSSTDGLPTTLNNRAAGWAPNGYVTLRDNKQKDSVSESGQHNRLSTYDNVHQQFSMVNSDDKQSVDSATWSTSSCEISLPEHSTSCRSSTTTCPEQDFFAGNFEDSVLDGPPNEDLSNPGDYENKSDRRSVGGHSSRATSSSDNSETFVANSTNNHSALHSLVSSLKQEMAKQKLEYETRLKSLEQRNLTLETELMALHEELDQERKKFTMVEIKMRNAERAKEDAEKRNDMLQKEMEQFFSTFGELTVEPRRPERGNTIWIQ